DNA sequence from the Pempheris klunzingeri isolate RE-2024b chromosome 9, fPemKlu1.hap1, whole genome shotgun sequence genome:
AGTCTTCAATGTAACACTGTAAGTTTTTCTCCAAAAATAGTTAAAACACATCGATGAACCACACTGTTGTGCAGGCTGACACTTTACTTCAATTCCATGATCATGGGCACTTTAGTGTATTTAGAGTCATTGTCTTGCTGTCAAATAACTTGTTAGTGCACTAAAACTACTGGGCTCAGCTGAGGAAATCACTAAGCTCTGAATTTAGAATTTAACtttgatttaatgaatgaatgcattgCACAATATATGCGTGCATACGCAACCTGCTTTTGAAGATTTATTTCTTCTTAGGAATCAAAGAGAGACAATCACATACAAGTCAGACGGTATTTATGGATGGCCTAACTCACtccactgttgcccataaagttggaataattgttttatttatcaagaataaatcacattgtcacaatcatttcacgagaagaggtaaaaaacattttattccaactttatgggcaacagtgtatttatggAATttggtgacaaaaacaaaaatcaaaaaaaacaacagcttcaTCATTGAACTGCAAAAGTCCCCTGTAAGCCTCAAGCCCTGTAGTCTCAGTCAAAATATGAGAAGTTAACACACaagaaaatgtaacaaaaagaaATTAAGGTTCTTAGttagatatgttttttttttcttgcgtCATTGTTTTGTGTCAGCAGAGGGGTGCCGCTGTCTGCGGTGCTGAAACCAAACaggccactgtgtgtgtggagctctcCGTGGTCCTGAAATAGATGAGGAACACTCTCTTCATATCTACAatcacactgtctctctctggagTGTTGCTTTAATATTTCAGAGGCTGCTGTGATAGGTTGAGATGGTTTAGGTGTTCAAGGGGAGAAAACGGAGGATGCTAATGGAGGGACCACTCCTTTTGGCTTGAAATATTTATCTTTAACTCTTCATCATTCCGCCTAACACGTGTGCTGGGCAAAGACAATCACTGATGAATTAAACAAAGTCCTGTTATTGCTCTGCAGAGAAGACAGATGTAGGTTGATGATATATTAGATTTTGGAAAAGACAGTGGGAAAGAGACACAACAGCTTGGCCACACTGTGGGTGTCCCCTGAGTCTCTCTAGCATGCTGCTGCATGGCTTTGTATTAGATTATGGTTCACCTCTGCTCTATGCCATCACCAAAACATCCAACTCAGTTTGACAGCTGGGGCCTGGTCTGGATACACGGCACAGCTACATCTTTGTATTTCTCTCAAGCCTTttgcttttcctccatttttcaAACTTGGCTTCAGTGATGTGGAAATAAGCCTGTGTTAACCACTCTCCAtctctctatttctgtctccctctattTACCTCTCACTGCATTTATATTGCTTCAGCTTGGTCCACTGCACCCACCTCTGGTTTCATGTTCCTTGTTCTTGTTTGCTAAGGAAGTGGCAGAGACAGGTGAAAGATATCCTGtctgattttttcttttaaccaaACTTTTCACTTAGTCCTCTAATCAAATGGCtttcatagttttgtttttcttggtcCATTAATTAAGTGATGGTAGATTTCAATCATGTGTTTTGAATTTTGGTGATGCGAATACCCTTTTGTTCGACTTTTGAGTTGTGTGCCTGTTATTTTGCTTTTGGGTTTCTTCCTCATTTCTAAGCattactctttttttgttgttgttgtctttgttttaggaCGAGAAGAACCAGCTAATGACAACTAACGTTTGGCTGTGTCAGGTGAGCAAGACATGAAAAAGAACCAAGGCTATATGGTCACAATCTGTCTTACTGTAAGAACAAACAAGCCAATATTTATCCAAACTGCAGTTGTCTGTTAAGAAGAAACATTATAATATTGACATGGATtagtgtacagacacacagatacaaatcTATATGCGCTTAATTTGGTTCAATGCAGCTTCTTGACAAacagctttttcttttcactctgACAAATAGAAATATAGTTGATTGTATAACATAGTAATGGATTTCAAATAGCATTAACCTGGCAGATACACAGTAGGGGAATATACAGCGGTTATTTCCTTCTAAACAAGCCCTATGAAGGCTTGTTTCATTTTAGTATTTCTTCTGATTTCTGTATAACAGGTTCACCAAGACCAAGAACTTATTAACAAGATCATTTTTGATGCCTATAAACGCAAACAAAAGGATAGTATTGTTAAATATTGTATATAGGTCTAATGATACTTCGTGCTGTGTCCTGTGTTAACGTTGATCAGGAGTGGATTGATTATAAGCTACGATGGAATCCGGAGAAATACGGAGGAATCACTTCTATCAGAGTTCCCTCTGAAAATATCTGGCTCCCAGACATCGTCCTCTATGAGAAGTAAGGCTGCTGTGATGTGCCAGGAACCAACCGACAGATAATTACCTTCatgtaaaacttaaaaaaagacactCTGTCAAtatgaaaagcaataaaaaagtgaatgttattttttttttctggctgttgCTCCATGTTTCTTCAGTGCTGATGGGCGGTTTGAGGGCTCCCTGATGACCAAAGCCATTGTCAGGTACAACGGTGCCATCACCTGGACGCCACCTGCTAGTTACAAATCTGCCTGCACTATGGATGTCACCTTCTTCCCCTTCGACCGCCAGAACTGCACCATGAAGTTTGGCTCCTGGACATACGATGGCAACATGGTGGACCTGATTCTGATAGACAAACAGGTAGATCGGAAGGACTTCTTCGATAACGGGGAGTGGGAAATCCTCAGTGCCACTGGCGCCAGAGGGAACAGGAAGGACGGCTTGTATTCGTACCCCTTCATCACGTATTCCTTCATTCTGAAGAGGTTGCCATTGTTCTACACACTCTTCCTCATCATCCCTTGTTTGGGTTTGTCCTTCCTGACTGTTCTGGTCTTTTACCTTCCCTCAGATGAAGGAGAGAAGCTGTCACTCTCTACCTCTGTCCTTGTGTCACTCACTGTGTTCCTCCTGGTCATAGAAGAAATCATTCCCTCTTCCTCCAAGGTGATCCCGCTCATCGGAGAgtacttgttgttcatcatgATCTTCGTCACACTCTCAATCATCGTCACAGTCTTTGTCATCAACGTGCACCACCGCTCCTCAGCCACCTACCACCCCATGTCGCCGTGGGTTCGTAATCTCTTCCTTCAGAAGCTGCCGAGGTTGCTCTGCATGCGCGGACACACCGACCGCTACCATTACCCAGAGCTGGCTCCTGAAAGCCCCGAGTTGAAGCCTCGCTccggaggaaggagaggaggccaGAAGGCGAACATCGGAGCCCATGGACAGACGGCTTCTGAGGGGAAGGAGGACGAGCCCTGGGCGACCATGCTGGACAAGGCTATTTACTCTGTGCGTTACATCAGCAGACATATCCGCAAGGAACACTTCATCCGCGAGGTGGGTCAAGAAAGATTTAAGTGATCATTATAAAGCTCGAAGGGTGTAATGTTTATACATCTCGCTGTAATATTATCTCCCATATCTTCTATTTCCCAGGTGGTACAAGACTGGAAGTTTGTGGCCCAGGTGTTAGACAGGATCTTCCTGTGGGCTTTCCTCACTGTCTCAATACTGGGCACGATCCTCATCTTCACTCCAGCTCTGCAGAAGTTTTTGAAAATCCCTCCTCCAACTGCAAGTGAGGATCCACCCTCAAATTAGTGGCAATAACACACCACTTTCACAGGCAACTAATAATCCACCTTCAAGAATTAACATTTACCACTGAGCAAAAGGAAGCCACAGCAAACGGCAAACATTGACTTTTGATTTTTAGTTAAGTTAGTTAACAATTGCTTTCTTCTCTAGATCCTCTGTGTAAAATATCCTGTATGTCATATCATTTTTCTTCACATTATATCATATTTCAAATTAGTATGATAGCatgttattgtttattgataaataaaacaattttagTGAAAAACAATGCAACCTGTGCCGCTTTACAGCTGCAACACATTGTGGCTTTAAATAGCATGCAGCTAGCAGTATGATAGATAACACATGCCGGCCAATTTagatagaaaaaataataaaaggaacAAGCAATTTCATTCAGTGTACGATTACACTGTAGATAAATTGAGTTTCTAATTGCCTTTAATTTGATATATGTAGTAGACTTATTATCATATAATTTTTTCCAGAATTCATCTTGAATTCTCAATGTGGAATTATCACTTCAATAATGTATCCCGCTTATACATAACAATTCTGTCACAGTAATAAGAGTGAGAAACCCTTGATCTTGTAATCACATACCTGAAGCACAAAATACCTCTTACTGTAATGACTTTTTAGGAGGGCTTAGTAAAAAAAGACGTGATTAAATCTTCCAAGGTGCCAACAACATTTAAACTACCTTACACGTTCATTAGAGAAGCAACCAACATGTTTGCATATTCTTTAATGATATAAGCTATATATAGATAGGTTAGGTCAGTAAAGACAGTAAGTGATTGGTCAGAGCTCTAATTTATGATGTATGTGAACAGATTGTACTGTTTTTTGTTAGAtactgtttctttgtctttctcaccTTCCTTAAATacaaaatttgatttatttcagtaactGCAATTAGTAAAACCATCTTAAGCAGCACAATATAAAGTGTAATTTaatggacatttatttatttcctctttaaGCCACACAGATCTCAGAAGTACTGTATTTGCATTGTTCAAATGCAATGCCCTTTATCACACtaataaagttgttttaaatACACAATGCTTTATTTGTCCCAATCAATGCCATATTTACCTCTGCTCAATTTAATGAACATTTAAATTAATGATGGCCTATTATGTATAATGTTAATTGTCTAGTCACAAAAAtggcacagaaaagaaaaggactAAATATAGAGATGGAATGGGTGAAGTGACAGCTCCACCCAGTGGTAaaccagagagatgaagaaaacaacaagtACAAAGCACCACCTCCCAACCACACCCacataaaaatgattattttctcctgtCTTGCATTTAGATAAAACGCCATTCCCAAAAGATATGAAACATGTAAGATTTGTTAAGGATAGATATGAATATATCATTATAAGACAATGTAACTATGAAAAGCACCATTTCACTTGCTTTGACTCTTTTCTTTATTGAGTAAAATGTTTGATTGCAGGCATCACACCTctaattcacacattttttaaaatctaaatatatatgaaatatactAACCTGTAGCGTCTACACTACAGAATGatacaaaaacaatataattttttctccttttttgaCTTACACTGGCAAAAAGTGGCATATTTCATATTCCCTTGAGGACtcactgtcaataaaagaaTGTACATGTCATTTTCCATCCAAAAACTGTTTatgaattgtttttgttttatattctatatatttaaatgGACTATGGTCATTGGTCTACAATAGCAAGTATACAATCCTATGCACCCTTTTAACCATAACTATTTCAATCTCTAATATCACTTGTGCTTAccactacacacatacagttgtAGTGTTTAAAAGCAAAACTAATACATCCCTTCATAAGATTAGTTCAGGCTTGAGGCTCAGAATATGTTAAAATGTATTCCTGGTTGACCTGTAAATTGCAGAGTAAATGTTTGAGCTTTAACCACAAAGGAAACACTATTATTGTTGTTtacaaaatgtcttttcataTCAGTTTTCTcctttgtatttgttatttgtgtctttctgtctggcTGTCCAGGTGAGCTCGTGCATTGCGCAGCATCTCCATATACAGCCTGTTGTTTTCCCTACGACAtaaacagatacagaaaaacaattacacttttaaagaaatgtgattAATTAGATCTGTTCAAAAGCATTTTAAGTTATGGATAGTACAGAGAGCGgtggtcattattgcaaatcATTTTGCTTATCACACGGCAAACAACTACTAAACCAAACActaatttgacataaaatactgattttaaaatgatattattaatttaaaaatgattttactgcCTCTGCCTGCTATACAGAAATGAACGACTGTACTGTAATTGACTCTAGGGAAGTGGTACTGCTCTATTTGGTCACATTAGCACCTTCAAATGGAGATATATGTTCATAAAAAGAATACACTGACTCAGCAAATCTGTTATAACAATACAGAGTAATTAAGTAATTCACTTGATGGATACTCCCTAATGTCAGGAGGAACACAGCACTAAAACTGCCTTTTATGAAGTAATGAAACTGAGAAGTACTAAATAATGGACAAAAAATGCGTAACAACTGGCACTTGTTCTGCCGTCTCACTCACGTTGCCACA
Encoded proteins:
- the LOC139206805 gene encoding neuronal acetylcholine receptor subunit non-alpha-2-like, whose translation is MVLCRQRISTLDSNSRDEPCQCRLSTKTDKQWDTEQSRSQNSHITCECCDTTAAYQQQNPWIIKEAIPEQTSTRTLVKIKLAFKLHASAAPGHPYSLIPHPAPPSAFLLLLLLLLRRAAPLTAAPRDASTGVTENGHRPHAPSHRVHALAEQPTVTGGCRSAQSDQEDTTMKFAVHLLLLLLLLWVSCPRSSADIPAPSEFVSLAEMEDALLKNLFQGYQRWVRPIQRANDTIKVRFGLKISQLVDVDEKNQLMTTNVWLCQEWIDYKLRWNPEKYGGITSIRVPSENIWLPDIVLYENADGRFEGSLMTKAIVRYNGAITWTPPASYKSACTMDVTFFPFDRQNCTMKFGSWTYDGNMVDLILIDKQVDRKDFFDNGEWEILSATGARGNRKDGLYSYPFITYSFILKRLPLFYTLFLIIPCLGLSFLTVLVFYLPSDEGEKLSLSTSVLVSLTVFLLVIEEIIPSSSKVIPLIGEYLLFIMIFVTLSIIVTVFVINVHHRSSATYHPMSPWVRNLFLQKLPRLLCMRGHTDRYHYPELAPESPELKPRSGGRRGGQKANIGAHGQTASEGKEDEPWATMLDKAIYSVRYISRHIRKEHFIREVVQDWKFVAQVLDRIFLWAFLTVSILGTILIFTPALQKFLKIPPPTASEDPPSN